One Streptomyces umbrinus genomic window, GGCGGCGGGCGTGGACGCGGTGGTCGTCGTCCTCTACGCCGTGCTGCTCTACACCTACGACCCGCAGCTCACGGCCGTGGGCATCGGGGTCGCACTGCTCAACATCGTGGCGATGCGGGTGGTGATCCGGCTGCGTGCGACGCGTACGGCCAAGCTGCGCGCCGACAGCGCGCGGCTGACCAACACGGCGTACACGGGCCTCCAGTTGATCGAGACGATGAAGGCGACCGGCGGCGAGGAGGGCTACTTCCGCAAGTGGGCCGGGCAGCACGCCACCACGCTGGAGGAGCAGCAGCGGCTCGGTGTGCCGAGTGCCTGGCTGGGGGTGGTCGCGCCGACCCTCGCGACGCTCAACAGCGCGCTGATCCTGTGGATCGGCGGTATGCGGGCCGTGGAGGGGCACATATCCGTCGGTCTGCTGGTGGCGTTCCAGGCGCTGGTGACCCGCTTCACCGCGCCGATCACCCGGCTCAACGGCGTCGCGGGCCGCATCCAGGACTTCGCGGCCGACGTGGCCCGTCTGAAGGATGTGGAGAACTTCGCGGCCGATCCGCTCTACTCGCGCCGCGGCGGGGGCGACAGCACGCGCAGGCTGCACGGCCATGTGGAGCTGGAGAACATCACGTTCGGCTACAGCCCGCTCGACAAGCCGCTGCTGTCCGGCTTCTCGCTGACGGTCGGCCCGGGCCAGCAGGTCGCCCTGGTCGGTGGCTCGGGCAGCGGCAAGTCGACGGTGTCCAGGCTGATCTCGGGGCTCTACGCGCCCTGGGAGGGCGTGATCCGTATCGACGACCAGCGTCTGGAGGACATCCCGCGCGGCGCGCTCGCGGCCTCCGTCTCCTTCGTCGACCAGGACGTGTTCCTCTTCGAGGGCTCGGTCCGCGACAACATCGCCCTGTGGGACCCGTCGGTCCCGGACGAGGCCGTGGTCGCCGCGCTGGAGGACGCGGCTCTGTACGACGTGGTGATGCGCCGCCCGGGCGGTATCCAGAGCCGGGTCGAGCAGGACGGGCGGAACTTCTCCGGCGGTCAGCGTCAACGCCTGGAGATCGCACGGGCGTTGGTGCGCAGGCCCAGCATCCTCGTGCTCGACGAGGTGACGAGCGCCCTGGACGCGGAGACCGAGCAGCTCGTCATGGACAACCTGCGCAAGCGCGGCTGTGCCTGCGTGGTGATCGCGCACCGGCTCAGCACCGTGCGCGACAGCGACGAGATCGTGGTGCTCCAGCACGGCACGATCGTGGAGCGCGGGCGTCACGACGCCCTGGTGGCGGCCGGCGGCGCGTACGCCGAGCTGGTCAGGGAGCGATGAGATGACGTCCGCGTACCCGCAGGACCAGCAGAACCAGAACCAGCAGTATCAACCGAACGAGCAGCACCAACAGCCCGCCACCGAGGGCGACTACGTGCTCGGCGCGCTCGGCGGCATGGGCACACCGGTCGACGGCTCCGGCCTCACCCGTCTGGACCTCGAAGGGCCGCACGTGCTGTGGCTGGTCGTGTCCGGCGCCATGGACCTGTTCGCGGTCGACGCCGCCCAGCAGGGCCACTGGCACCACCTCGGCCGCCTCGAAGCGGGCGCGCTGCTGCTCGGCCCGGTCGCGGGACCCCAGCACACCCTGGTCGGCAGGCCGCTGCGCGCGTGCGTACTGCGCCGGATCGCGCTGCGCGAGCTGTACCAGCCCCCGCAGACCGAGACCTGGACGTACGACGCGTACGGCAACCCCCAGTACGTCCCCCCGGCCACCAGCCCGCTGGAGTACGCCCTGTCGCTCGGCGTCGGCCGGGGCCTCGCCATCCTCTTCGAGGCCCCCCTGGCGACCGAGCGGGACGCGGTGCTCACGGACGACGACGTGCTGTGGATGCAGGTGCCGCCGGGCAGTGTGCAGTACGGCTCCGTGTACGGCGCCGAGGCCGCGGCGGACCTGCTCGTGGACCCCGCGATGTGGCAGGCCATGGTCGACCAGCAGTACCGGCTGCTGGCCACCCTCGACCGCTGGATCGAGCAGTTGGAGCGCACGCACGAGACCCGCACGGCCGCGGGCATCAAGGCGGGCGAGGCGGTCCGCGCGCAGGCCGACCGGACGCTCATCGCCTCCATGTCCAAGCGATCGGGATCGGGTCCGGGCGCGGCGGACGCCGATGCCACGTACGCCGCCTGCAAGCTCGTCGCACACGCCGCCGGGATCACGCTCGCCGACCCGGCGCAGGGCGGCGTGGAGAGCGACCGGCTCGACCCCGTCGAACAGATCGCGCTCGCCTCCCGGGTCCGGGTGCGTGCCGTACGCCTCGACGGGCGCTGGTGGCGCGACAACATCGGGCCGCTCGTCGGGCACCGGGTCGCGTCCGGCGCCCCGGCCGCGCTGCTGTGGCGGCGCGGCGGATATGTGGCGGTGCATCCGTCGAGCGGTCGTGAGACGCCGGTCGAGAAGGCCAACGCGGCGGAGTTCGAACCGCGGGCCGTCATGTTCTACCGGCCACTGCCCGAACGTCGGCTGAGCCCGCTGCGGCTGCTGCGGTTCAGTCTCCGGGGCACCGGTGGGGACATGCGCAACCTCGCGATGAGCGGTCTGGTGACGGTGGCCCTCGGCGCGCTGGTGCCGATCGCGACCGGCAAGGTGCTCGGCGAGTTCGTGCCGAAGGCCCAGGAGAGCCTGATCGTCCAGTTCTGTCTGGCCATCATGATCGCCAGTGTGGTGTCTGCGGCCTTCATGCTGATGCAGAACCTCACCATGCTGCGGCTGGAGGGCCGTATCGAGGCCACGCTCCAACCGGCCGTGTGGGACAGGCTTTTGCGGCTGCCGACGAAGTTCTTCACGTCCCGCTCCACCGGTGAACTGGCCAGTGCGGCCATGGGGATCAGCGCGATCCGCCGGCTGATGGCGGGCGTCGGCCCGGTGGTGGTCCAGTCGGTGACGGTCGGCGCGATGAACCTCGCGCTGCTCTTCTGGTACAGCGTCCCGATGGCTCTCGCCGCGATCGGCATGCTCGTCGTCATCGCCGGGGTCTTCCTCGGACTCGGTCTGTGGCAGGTGCGCTGGCAGCGCCGGCTGGTCGTACTGAGCAACAAGCTCAACAACCAGGCCTTCCAGACCCTGCGCGGCCTGCCCAAGCTGCGGGTCGCGGCGGCGGAGAACTACGCGTACGCGGCCTGGGCCGGCGAGTTCGCGCGCAGCCGTGAACTCCAGCAGCGCGTGGGCCGGATCAAGAACCTCACGACGGTGCTGGGCGCGGTGTATCTGCCGCTCTGCTCACTCATCATGTTCATGTTGCTGGCGGGTCCCGCGCGCGGTTCGCTGTCGGCCGCCGCCTTCCTGACGTTCAACACCTCGATGACGATGCTGCTGACCTCGGTCACCCAGGTGACGGGTGCCTTCGTGTCGATGGTCTCCGCGCTGCCGATGTTCGAGGAGATCAGGCCGGTCCTGGACGCGACGCCCGAGGTGCGGGTGGCGAGTACGCGTCCTGCCGAACTGTCCGGAGCCATGGAGGCGAAGAAGCTCTCCTTCCGGTACACCGAGGACGGTCCGCTGGTCCTGGACGACGTGTCCTTCGCGATCCGGCCGGGCGAGTTCGTGGCGGTCGTCGGCCCCAGCGGCTGCGGCAAGTCCACCCTGCTGCGGCTCCTCATCGGCTTCGACAAGCCGGTCTCGGGGAGCGTCCTGTACGACGGCCAGGACCTGGCGGCCCTCGACCAGTCCGCCGTACGCCGTCAGTGCGGTGTGGTGCTCCAGCACGCGCAGCCGTTCACCGGGTCGATCCTGGACGTCATCTGCGGCACCGAGCCCTACACGCCCGAGGAGGCGATGGCGGCCGCCGAGATGGCCGGGCTCGCCGAGGACATCAAGCGCATGCCGATGGGCCTGCACACGATCGTCTCCGGCAGCGGCGCCGTGTCCGGCGGCCAGCGTCAACGGCTGATGATCGCCCAGGCGTTGATCCGGCGCCCGCGCATCCTCTTCTTCGACGAGGCGACCAGCGCCCTGGACAACGAGACCCAGCGCACGGTCATCGAGAGCACCCGAGCCCTCAACGCCACGCGTGTGGTGATCGCGCACCGCCTGTCCACCGTCATGGACGCGGACCGCGTCATCGTGATGGAGGACGGCCGGGTCGCCCAACAGGGCCCGCCCGCCCAGCTGTTGGCGGACACGGGCGGGCGGCTGCACGAGCTGGTGCGGCGGCAGATGCAGTAGCCGCCACGCGGCGGGGGCCGGCGTCAGGCGTCCTGTCCCGGGATCGCGGCTCCGGAGGGGACGCCGGCCTCGACGTACGCCCGGTAGACCTCCTGCCAGGGCGCACCGGCACCCGCGTGCGGGCCACCGAGCGAGGCTCCGCGGGCGTGCGCGTCGAGGGCGGAGAGGCACACCTCCCAGCCGGCGCCGTTGCGGGCGGCCGTGTTCTCGGCCTCCAGGACGTTGGTGAGGGTGAAACGGGTGCGCTTCTCGTCCAACTCCTCCAGATCGAAGTGCAGTTCGTCGCCGCCCCAGCTGAAGGAGAGGTGCCGGGGCACGTCGACCGCGAGCACTCGCCCGGTGGAGTCCTCCATGTTCGGGTCGTCACCGAACCTGATCGTGCCGCCCTCGCGGAGCTCGATCTCGACGCGGGAGGGGAACCAGTGGGCCAGTTCCCCGGGCTCGGTGACGAACTCCCAGACGCGGTCGACTGGGTGGTCGTAGGTGCGGGTGAAGCGGACGGCGGGGCGGCCGTCGTCCAGGGTGAGGTAGGTGCCGGTGGGTTCCGTGGACATGGTGACTCAGTCCTTCGGGGAGGGGGTTGAAGTGTCTGCGTCCTCTTCGTCCGACGACTCCCCCGGTGCCGTCGCTGCGGCTGTCGCCGTCTCGTCCAGGCGTCGGCCCAGCGCGTCCAGGCTCATGCTCCAGAGCTTGCGGTACGGGGCCAGCCAGGCGTCGAGCTCCGCGATCGGCGCCGGGTCGAGCGCGTAGACACGGCGCTGCGCGTCCTGTCGTACGCGCACCAGGCCGGCGTCCCGCAGCACCTTCAGATGCTTGGACGTGCTCGGCTGGCTCAGACCGCACGCCTCGACGATCTCACCGACGGGCCTCGGCCGCTCCAGGAGGAGCGCGACGATGGCCCTTCGGTGCGGATCGGCGAGTGCGGCCCAGAGGGAGGCGTCGGACATGGCTCCAATATGCCTCCACGGTTATATGCCAGTCAAGGAATGAACAGTCGGGGAACACCGGCAGGGGGCCGCGGCCTCACCCGAGCCAGCCCTGGGGCACGTCACCGCCCCGCGTCCACATCTGCGTCGCCAGGATCCGTACGGCCGCCGCGAAGCCCGCGGGGCGCGGCAGGAACTCCATGTGGATGCCGGGGAACTCCACCCACGGCACGCCGATCCTGCGGGCGATCTCGATCGAGGGCCGCGCGTAGTAGGTACCGCGGTCCGCCGAGCCGGCCCCCAGGACGATCGGGAACGGGGCGCCCGAGAGTGCGGCCTCGTCCGGCAGGAAGGCGGCGAAGCCCGGCCACTCCCGGCCGAAGAGGTGGTCGCCGTTGCCGAGGAACCTCTTCCAGAGGTCTTCGGGCCACAGGTACGTGCCCTCGCCGCGCACGGTCCGCCCGAAGAGGCGGCCCGCCGCTGGGGCACCACCCCGCGCGTACGCCTCGGCCACCTCGGCGAAGAAGTCGCGTGCGGGGTCGCCGTCGGGCAGGACGTTCACGGCGGGCGGCTCGTGCGCGATCAGCCCGACGACCACTTCCGAGTGGCGGGCGGCCAGCGTGAGACCGATGATCGCGCCTCCGCTGTTGCCGAACACCAGGGCGCGGCCGCCCGCCAGGCCGTCGATGAGCGCGCGAGCGTCGGAAGCCTGCTGGGACAGATCCATCAGCGCGTCGCCCTGGCCCGTGCTGCGGGAGTTGCCCCGCCGGTCGTACGTGATCACGGTGAAGGCGTCCGCCAGCTCGTCGGCGATCCCCGTGAAATATCCGGCGTCACCCCCTGCGCCGCTGATCAGCAGCAGTGCGGGCCCGTCGCCGCGCACCTCGTAGTACAGCTCGGCCCCGTCGACCTCGAACATGCCCCTGCGCATGTGAGCCCTCTCGCAGTAGCGAAACTTTGCCGTTTCGATAAAAGTGGTCTAGCCTCAAGGCGTACGAAACGGTTTCGTTTACGTAGCCGTGATGCCGAGCGAACCTTCCCTGGAGTGATGCTCCGATGCCCCAGACTGAGACTCTTTCCGAAGGTGCCCGTAAGGGCACACCCGACAAGGCCGACGCGCCGTCGTCGGCGAAACGGTGGTGGATCCTCTCGATCATCGCGATCGCCCAGCTGATGGTGGTGCTGGACGCGACCATCGTGAACATCGCCCTGCCGTCGGCGCAGGCGGACCTCGGCTTCTCCGACGGCAACCGCCAGTGGATCGTCACCGCGTACGCGCTGGCCTTCGCCTCACTGCTTCTGCTGGGCGGCCGGCTGGCCGACCTCTTCGGGCGAAAGCCCACCTTCCTCATCGGTGTCGCGGGATTCGCCGGGGCCTCGGTGCTCGGCGGCGCGGCGAACAGCTTCGGAATGCTGGTCACCGCGCGCGCCCTCCAGGGTGTGTTCGCCGCACTCCTCGCACCCGCCGCGCTCTCGCTCCTCAACACGACCTTCACCGACGCCAAGGAGCGCGCCAAGGCGTTCAGCGTGTACGGCGCCATCGCCGGTGCCGGCGGTGCGCTCGGACTGCTGCTCGGTGGTGTGCTGACGGACGCGCTGGACTGGCGCTGGACCCTGTACGTCAACATCATCTTCGCCGTGATCGCCCTCGTCGGCGGCTGGATGCTGCTGAGCAACCACCGTGACGCCGCGAGCTCCAAGCTGGACCTGCCCGGTGCGCTGCTGGTCTCCTCCGGTCTCTTCGCCCTCGTCTACGGCTTCTCCAACGCCGAGACGCACGACTGGAGTTCGCCCCAGACCTGGGGCTTCCTGATCGCCGGCGGGCTGCTCCTGACGGTGTTCGCCTGGTGGCAGACCCGTGCCGCGCACCCGCTGCTGCCGATGCGCGTCCTGCTCGACCGCAGCCGCGGAGCCTCGTTCCTCGCCGTGCTCGTGACCGGTGCGGGCATGTTCGGAGTCTTCCTCTTCCTCACCTACTACCTGCAGCTGAACCTGGGCTTCAGCCCGACGAAGACCGGTGTCGCCTTCCTGCCGATGATGGCGGCCCTGATGGTCATGGCCCAGGTCTCCACGACGAAGCTGGTCCCGCGCATCGGCCCGAAGGTCGTCATCCCGGCGGGCTTCGCGATCGCCGCGGTCGGCATGGCCTGGCTGACCGGCATCGGGGTCGGCTCCAGCTACTCGACCGACGTGCTGCCGCAGCTGCTCCTGATCGGCGCGGGACTCGGCATCGTGATGCCGCCCGCGATGGCCCTGGCCACGAGTGGGATCTCGCCGGAGGACGCCGGTGTCGCCTCCGCGACGGTCAACGCCATGCAGCAGGTCGGCGGTTCCATCGGTACCGCCCTGCTCAACACGCTCGCCGCGAGCGCCGCCACCAGCTACATGTCCGGCAAGGACGCCACCAACAAGCTGGTCCAGGCCCAGTCGACGATCGAGAGCTACACCACCGCCTTCTGGTGGTCGGCGGGCTTCTTCGCGGTGGGCGCGGTGATCGCCTTCCTCCTCTACCGCCGCGGGGTTCCCGAGCAGGACGCGGAAGCCGCGCCGGTCGTCCACATGTGACCCACCGAAAGCCGAGGGGCCGCCGTCTGCAGGGAGACGGCGGCCCCTCTTTCATGTCGGCCTGTCATGTCGGCCTCTTGATGTCGGCGGTTCGGGGTGTCTCATTTGCTCGGCACGTGGTGCCGGGGCAGCAGGACGACCGCCGCCACGGGGAGCACGGCGAGCACCAGCCAGGGCACGGCCGGGGGCAGGCCGGTGTCCAGGAGAGATCCGGTGGCCGCGCTGCCGACGAGGACGATCAGGCCGGAGACGGAGGACAGCGCGCCCATGTAGAGGCCGAGCCTGCCGTCGTCGGCGAGGTCGGGCACCCAGGCCCGGGCGGCGGGCGCGACGAGCATCTGGCCGAGGGTGAGCAGGGCGACGTAACCGGCCGCGGGCAGGAGCCCCACGGTTCCCGTCCACGCGGCGGGCCTGGCCACGGCGACCACCGCGAAACCGGCCGCGATGAGCAGCAGCCCGGCCGCCATGGACCGGCGCAGGTCGAGCCGGTCCCCCGCCCAGCGCGTGAGAGGCAGTTGGGCCGTCACCACCAGCAGCGAGGACAGCGCGAACAGCCAGGCCAGCGGCGCCTGCGAGCCCGCCGCACGCTCCACCTCGACGGGCAGGAGCTGGTAGAGCTGGTTGTACGCCAGCAGATAGGCGCCGTACGCGCAGCACAGCGCGAGGAAGCCACGGTTGCGCACCAGCCGCCGGACGCCACCACGGCTCCGCACGCGGGCCCGGCCTGGAATGTGCTGCGGCAGCAGCCACGCGTGCCCGGCCAGGACGAGTACGAAGACTCCGGCACCGGCGAGACAGACGGCGCGGAAGTCCACGGCCAGCAGCAGCGCGCCGAGGAACGGGCCGAGGAACGCGCCCGCCTGGCCCGCCACGGTGAACAGGGCGAGTACGTGGGTGCGCGGGCCCTCCCCCGCCTCCTCGCGGCACACCGCCTGCCGGGCCACCTCCGACTCGACGGCCGGCGAGAACAGCGCGGCGGCGAAACCGATCAGGAGGACGGCTCCGACGACCGCCCAGCTCGCCTCCGCGAATCCGAGCCAGCCGAATCCGGCGATCCGCAGCACACAGCCGGCGAGCACCACCGGCCGTACGCCGTACCGGTCGGCCAGCGCCCCGCCCACCACGAACAGCCCCTGCTGGCTGAACGTCCGCAGTCCCAGCACCAGCCCGACCATCCAGCCCGCCATGCCGATTGCCGTCCCGAGGTGCTCCGCGAGGAACGGCAGCACCACGTAGAACCCGATGTTGAAGGCGAGCTGAGTGAGGATCAGCAGCCGGAGCAGCGGAGGGAGAGAGACGAAGGTCCGCAGCGAGGAAAGGATCCTGCGGCGAGGGCGGCCGGACTCCGTACGGCCGTTGGGAGAGGCACGCGGAGGCGATTGCTCAGGCATCGGACGTCACGCCTCGGCCCGGATCGGGCGGGCGGGGGCCTGCGGTCCGGGCCGCGTCGCCGCCTCGGTCTCAGTCTCGGTCTCGGTCTTGCCGGTGTCGCGTCGGCGTGCGCGACGCGGCCTCCCGGGCCACCGCACCCCGCCCCCGCCCGTGACGGCCACCGCCCCCAGCAGGGCGAGTGCGGCGGCGGGTGCCAGTACCGCCCAGGGGGCCCGTTCCGCGTACGGCTGGTTCTCGGACAGGAGCAGGCCCCACTCCGGGGACGGCGGTTGCGCGCCGAGGCCGAGGAAACCGAGGGCCGCGAGGGCCAGGGCGACGCCGGGCAGGCGGAGCAGTGCGTGGCGCAGGACCGGGGGCAGGACGGCCGGGAGGAGTTCGTGGCGGAGCAGTTGGAGCGGGCCCGCGCCCAGGCCCCGGGTCGCCGTCAAGTGCGTGGTGGCGCGCTCCTGTTGGAGCAGTGCCGAGGTGTGGGCCGCGAGCGGTGCCCAGGCGACGGCGGTCACCGCGAGCGCCGGTGTCGAGGGACCGCTGCCCGCGACGCCTGTGACGAGGAGGGCCGCGAGGACCGGCGGTACGGCGTTGACCGTGTCGACCAGCGGCCCGGAGAACCGTGGCAGCAGCCCCAGCAGAACGCCCAGCAGGAGCGCGGCCGCGCTCACGGCCAGAGCCAGAACCAGGGTGCTCAGAGCGCCATGGCCGACCCGTGCCAGCACATCGCGCCCGAGTCCGTCCGTGCCGAACGGGTGTGCCCAGGAAGGGGATTGGAGGCGGTCGGTGGTGTCGAGGCGCAGCGGATCCCGGGCAAGGCCCAGCGCGACGACTGAGAGCAGCAGTCCGCCGTACAGCAGGGGCAGGGTTGTCGGCCGGGGCGGTGTCGGGCGGTGCAGCGAGGAGAGTGCGCCGTCGCGCAGGGCCGGGCCGATCAGGAGCCGCGCCGTGAGCCGGGTGAGGCCTCCGGCGGCCGCCGCCAGCAGGACGAGTGCGAGGGCGCCCGCCTGGAGGACGGGCAGGTCCTGCGCCACGGCGGCCTGGAGGGTCAGCCGTCCGAGGCCGGGGATGTCGAAGACCTGCTCCACGGCGACCGCGCCGCCGGTCAGGCCGACGACGAACAGGCTGAAGTTCGGGAGCAGTCCGGGCACGCAGCGGCGCAGTGCCTGACGGGCGATGCTCCGGCCGGGGACTCCGCGCGCGGCGGCCGCCAGCGCCCACTGCTCGGCGAACGCGCCCGGCAGCAGGTCGTCGAGCATCCGCCCGAGCAGCGCGCCCGCGGGCAGGCCGAGCGAGAGCGCGGGCAGCACCATCCACTGGGGCCCGTACCAGCCGAGCGCGGGCAGCCAGCCGAGCTGCACGCCGACGACGGCGGCGAGCACCGAGGCGGTCAGGAAGTCGGGCAGCGTGGACAGGAGCGCCGATCCGGTGCCCGCCGAGCGCCGGCCGTCGGGCCGCCGCCCCGCACCGAGCCGCAGCGTACGGGCACACACCGCCCCCGCCGTGAGCACCGCGACGGCCAGCGACCCGCCCATCAGCAGGAGCGAGACCCCGAGCGCCTGGAGCACCGACGGCGTGACCTCCGCACCGGAGATCCACGACCGGCCCGCGTCACCGTGCAGCAGCCCGCCGAACCAGTCGCCGAGCAGCTTCAACGGCCCGGCGTCCAGGCCGAGTTGAGCACGGATCGCGTCCAGTACCTCAGGCGTCGGGGCGCGTTCGGCGGACCGTGCCTTGAGCACGGTGAACGCCGGGTCCGTGCGCGACAGCCAGGGCAGCAGCCCGACACCGCACAGCAGGGCGGCGACGAGGGCGGCGCGCCAGAGCAGCACCGGCGCCCCGCCGCGTACGACGGCCTTGAGCACGTGCGCCGCCGCCCGTCAGCGGCGCGTGCCGACGCCGACGAGGCCGCGCTCGTACGGGTCGAGCAGCACACCGCTGATCGCGGCGCCGACGCCGGTGATGATGCGTTGGTGGACCAGCGGCACGACGGCGTCCGTGCCGAGGATCGCCGCTTCGGCGGTCATCGCCGCGTCCTGCCGCTTCGCGGTGTCGGTGACCGCCTCGGCCTCGGCGACGGCCTTGTCGACCTTCTTGTCGCACAGCAGCGCCAGGTTGTAACTGCCCTTGCAGGTGTAGTCGCTGGCGAGGATGGAGACGGGGTCCCCGGTGTCGAGCATGGTGTTGCGGGCGGACACGAACGCGTCGAACTTCCCGGCCAGCGCGTCGCTTTCGAGCCGTGAGTACTCGCGCACCTCCAGCTTCACCTTGAAGCCGACCTGCTCCAGTTGCTGCTTGAGCACCTGGGCGACCTCGGGCAGTTCGGGCCGGTTGTCGTACGTGGCCATGGTGACCGAGGTGCCGTCGGCGGCTGCCGCTCCGGCCCTCCCGGCCGGCTTGACGCGCTTGTCGGCCGCCCAGGTCAGGGCGGGTCCGTAGATGCCGACGCCGGGGTCGGCGTGCCCCTCGTAGATGCCCCTGGCGAGGGCGGAGGTGTTGATCGCCTCGCGGGCGGCGGCCCGCGCCTTCGGGTCCTTGAAGGCACCCTTCTCGGTGTTGAGGAGCAGGCTCGTGGTGCGGGTGGTGGCCGT contains:
- a CDS encoding NHLP family bacteriocin export ABC transporter peptidase/permease/ATPase subunit, coding for MEAVECGAASLAMVLGHYGRHIPLEELRIACGVSRDGSRASNLLKAARSYGLTAKGMQMDTVALAEVRAPAILFWEFNHYVVYDGMGRRFGRRGVHINDPGKGRRFVPMEDFDTSFTGVVLVLEPGPDFKKGGRKPGVMGAMPARLRGTSGTMPAAVLASLLLVAVGAAVPALSRTYIDMFLIGGQTSLLGVLFSSMGATVLLTVVLTWLQQTNLLRGRIISSTLSSAKFLRHLMRLPVTFFSQRSPADLVQRLQSNDAVAETLARDLAAAGVDAVVVVLYAVLLYTYDPQLTAVGIGVALLNIVAMRVVIRLRATRTAKLRADSARLTNTAYTGLQLIETMKATGGEEGYFRKWAGQHATTLEEQQRLGVPSAWLGVVAPTLATLNSALILWIGGMRAVEGHISVGLLVAFQALVTRFTAPITRLNGVAGRIQDFAADVARLKDVENFAADPLYSRRGGGDSTRRLHGHVELENITFGYSPLDKPLLSGFSLTVGPGQQVALVGGSGSGKSTVSRLISGLYAPWEGVIRIDDQRLEDIPRGALAASVSFVDQDVFLFEGSVRDNIALWDPSVPDEAVVAALEDAALYDVVMRRPGGIQSRVEQDGRNFSGGQRQRLEIARALVRRPSILVLDEVTSALDAETEQLVMDNLRKRGCACVVIAHRLSTVRDSDEIVVLQHGTIVERGRHDALVAAGGAYAELVRER
- a CDS encoding NHLP bacteriocin export ABC transporter permease/ATPase subunit; its protein translation is MGTPVDGSGLTRLDLEGPHVLWLVVSGAMDLFAVDAAQQGHWHHLGRLEAGALLLGPVAGPQHTLVGRPLRACVLRRIALRELYQPPQTETWTYDAYGNPQYVPPATSPLEYALSLGVGRGLAILFEAPLATERDAVLTDDDVLWMQVPPGSVQYGSVYGAEAAADLLVDPAMWQAMVDQQYRLLATLDRWIEQLERTHETRTAAGIKAGEAVRAQADRTLIASMSKRSGSGPGAADADATYAACKLVAHAAGITLADPAQGGVESDRLDPVEQIALASRVRVRAVRLDGRWWRDNIGPLVGHRVASGAPAALLWRRGGYVAVHPSSGRETPVEKANAAEFEPRAVMFYRPLPERRLSPLRLLRFSLRGTGGDMRNLAMSGLVTVALGALVPIATGKVLGEFVPKAQESLIVQFCLAIMIASVVSAAFMLMQNLTMLRLEGRIEATLQPAVWDRLLRLPTKFFTSRSTGELASAAMGISAIRRLMAGVGPVVVQSVTVGAMNLALLFWYSVPMALAAIGMLVVIAGVFLGLGLWQVRWQRRLVVLSNKLNNQAFQTLRGLPKLRVAAAENYAYAAWAGEFARSRELQQRVGRIKNLTTVLGAVYLPLCSLIMFMLLAGPARGSLSAAAFLTFNTSMTMLLTSVTQVTGAFVSMVSALPMFEEIRPVLDATPEVRVASTRPAELSGAMEAKKLSFRYTEDGPLVLDDVSFAIRPGEFVAVVGPSGCGKSTLLRLLIGFDKPVSGSVLYDGQDLAALDQSAVRRQCGVVLQHAQPFTGSILDVICGTEPYTPEEAMAAAEMAGLAEDIKRMPMGLHTIVSGSGAVSGGQRQRLMIAQALIRRPRILFFDEATSALDNETQRTVIESTRALNATRVVIAHRLSTVMDADRVIVMEDGRVAQQGPPAQLLADTGGRLHELVRRQMQ
- a CDS encoding SRPBCC family protein gives rise to the protein MSTEPTGTYLTLDDGRPAVRFTRTYDHPVDRVWEFVTEPGELAHWFPSRVEIELREGGTIRFGDDPNMEDSTGRVLAVDVPRHLSFSWGGDELHFDLEELDEKRTRFTLTNVLEAENTAARNGAGWEVCLSALDAHARGASLGGPHAGAGAPWQEVYRAYVEAGVPSGAAIPGQDA
- a CDS encoding ArsR/SmtB family transcription factor; amino-acid sequence: MSDASLWAALADPHRRAIVALLLERPRPVGEIVEACGLSQPSTSKHLKVLRDAGLVRVRQDAQRRVYALDPAPIAELDAWLAPYRKLWSMSLDALGRRLDETATAAATAPGESSDEEDADTSTPSPKD
- a CDS encoding alpha/beta hydrolase — encoded protein: MRRGMFEVDGAELYYEVRGDGPALLLISGAGGDAGYFTGIADELADAFTVITYDRRGNSRSTGQGDALMDLSQQASDARALIDGLAGGRALVFGNSGGAIIGLTLAARHSEVVVGLIAHEPPAVNVLPDGDPARDFFAEVAEAYARGGAPAAGRLFGRTVRGEGTYLWPEDLWKRFLGNGDHLFGREWPGFAAFLPDEAALSGAPFPIVLGAGSADRGTYYARPSIEIARRIGVPWVEFPGIHMEFLPRPAGFAAAVRILATQMWTRGGDVPQGWLG
- a CDS encoding MFS transporter, with translation MPQTETLSEGARKGTPDKADAPSSAKRWWILSIIAIAQLMVVLDATIVNIALPSAQADLGFSDGNRQWIVTAYALAFASLLLLGGRLADLFGRKPTFLIGVAGFAGASVLGGAANSFGMLVTARALQGVFAALLAPAALSLLNTTFTDAKERAKAFSVYGAIAGAGGALGLLLGGVLTDALDWRWTLYVNIIFAVIALVGGWMLLSNHRDAASSKLDLPGALLVSSGLFALVYGFSNAETHDWSSPQTWGFLIAGGLLLTVFAWWQTRAAHPLLPMRVLLDRSRGASFLAVLVTGAGMFGVFLFLTYYLQLNLGFSPTKTGVAFLPMMAALMVMAQVSTTKLVPRIGPKVVIPAGFAIAAVGMAWLTGIGVGSSYSTDVLPQLLLIGAGLGIVMPPAMALATSGISPEDAGVASATVNAMQQVGGSIGTALLNTLAASAATSYMSGKDATNKLVQAQSTIESYTTAFWWSAGFFAVGAVIAFLLYRRGVPEQDAEAAPVVHM
- a CDS encoding MDR family MFS transporter yields the protein MPEQSPPRASPNGRTESGRPRRRILSSLRTFVSLPPLLRLLILTQLAFNIGFYVVLPFLAEHLGTAIGMAGWMVGLVLGLRTFSQQGLFVVGGALADRYGVRPVVLAGCVLRIAGFGWLGFAEASWAVVGAVLLIGFAAALFSPAVESEVARQAVCREEAGEGPRTHVLALFTVAGQAGAFLGPFLGALLLAVDFRAVCLAGAGVFVLVLAGHAWLLPQHIPGRARVRSRGGVRRLVRNRGFLALCCAYGAYLLAYNQLYQLLPVEVERAAGSQAPLAWLFALSSLLVVTAQLPLTRWAGDRLDLRRSMAAGLLLIAAGFAVVAVARPAAWTGTVGLLPAAGYVALLTLGQMLVAPAARAWVPDLADDGRLGLYMGALSSVSGLIVLVGSAATGSLLDTGLPPAVPWLVLAVLPVAAVVLLPRHHVPSK
- a CDS encoding ABC transporter permease subunit → MLKAVVRGGAPVLLWRAALVAALLCGVGLLPWLSRTDPAFTVLKARSAERAPTPEVLDAIRAQLGLDAGPLKLLGDWFGGLLHGDAGRSWISGAEVTPSVLQALGVSLLLMGGSLAVAVLTAGAVCARTLRLGAGRRPDGRRSAGTGSALLSTLPDFLTASVLAAVVGVQLGWLPALGWYGPQWMVLPALSLGLPAGALLGRMLDDLLPGAFAEQWALAAAARGVPGRSIARQALRRCVPGLLPNFSLFVVGLTGGAVAVEQVFDIPGLGRLTLQAAVAQDLPVLQAGALALVLLAAAAGGLTRLTARLLIGPALRDGALSSLHRPTPPRPTTLPLLYGGLLLSVVALGLARDPLRLDTTDRLQSPSWAHPFGTDGLGRDVLARVGHGALSTLVLALAVSAAALLLGVLLGLLPRFSGPLVDTVNAVPPVLAALLVTGVAGSGPSTPALAVTAVAWAPLAAHTSALLQQERATTHLTATRGLGAGPLQLLRHELLPAVLPPVLRHALLRLPGVALALAALGFLGLGAQPPSPEWGLLLSENQPYAERAPWAVLAPAAALALLGAVAVTGGGGVRWPGRPRRARRRDTGKTETETETEAATRPGPQAPARPIRAEA